Proteins encoded within one genomic window of Camelina sativa cultivar DH55 chromosome 19, Cs, whole genome shotgun sequence:
- the LOC104767753 gene encoding putative F-box protein At3g22650 produces the protein MASSTERSSLLPIDIIEEIFCRTPIEYLTQFKLTCKQWHVLLKDKRFIYKYLDLVQDQERFIRIGHNVQIIDPVNVARSSSPVPNVIHNLAQISAMVHCDGLLLCRCKNIGSRSCKLAVWNPFLNRVKWIELMDFYSSNDFYGIGYDNACRGEYKVVRIFDGELDDESEITSSCEPKIQIYDFKTDSWRVLVDNTTLDWSLDPPCKGVSVKGNMYWIAHWNNRLEIFIQSFDFSTETFKLVCDIPFRCGVLDTAALSSFRGDRLSLLHQHGETMKIEVWITNKLSDEVVSWTKYLDVSSPDLPTLHTDQDLAHPSYFIDKNDSIIVWCEEETEDETDDDVTVRVCKISXLRRQFLLPSLA, from the coding sequence ATGGCTTCGTCAACTGAACGTTCGTCGTTGCTTCCTATAGATATAATAGAAGAAATATTTTGTAGGACTCCAATCGAATATTTGACGCAGTTCAAGTTGACGTGCAAACAATGGCACGTTCTCTTGAAGGACAAGAGATTCATCTACAAGTACTTGGATCTTGTCCAAGATCAAGAACGTTTCATAAGAATCGGACATAATGTTCAGATCATCGATCCAGTGAACGTAGCTCGCTCATCATCACCAGTTCCAAACGTGATTCATAATCTAGCTCAAATCTCAGCTATGGTCCATTGTGATGGATTACTGTTATGTAGATGCAAGAACATAGGTTCAAGAAGCTGCAAACTCGCAGTTTGGAACCCGTTTTTGAACCGAGTCAAATGGATCGAATTAATGGATTTTTACTCGAGTAATGACTTTTACGGTATTGGATATGACAATGCATGTCGTGGTGAGTACAAAGTTGTGAGGATTTTCGATGGAGAGCTCGACGACGAGAGTGAAATCACGAGTTCTTGTGAACCAAAGATTCAGATATATGATTTCAAAACTGATTCATGGAGAGTACTTGTTGATAACACTACTTTGGATTGGTCTCTAGACCCGCCTTGCAAAGGTGTGTCTGTGAAAGGAAACATGTATTGGATTGCTCATTGGAACAATAGACTCGAAATTTTCATCCAAAGTTTTGATTTCTCGACAGAGACATTCAAACTCGTTTGCGATATTCCATTTAGATGTGGTGTATTAGATACAGCAGCCTTATCGAGTTTCCGAGGAGATAGGCTTTCTTTGTTACATCAACATGGAGAAACAATGAAGATCGAGGTTTGGATCACAAACAAATTGAGCGATGAGGTTGTCTCGTGGACCAAGTACTTAGACGTGAGTAGTCCTGATCTCCCGACATTACATACCGATCAAGATCTCGCACATCCGAGTTATTTCATTGACAAGAACGATAGTATCATTGTATGGTGCGAGGAAGAGACGGAAGATGAAACAGATGATGATGTTACCGTTAGAGTTTGCAAGATTAGTANACTCCGACGTCAATTCCTCCTGCCATCCCTCGCCTGA
- the LOC104766163 gene encoding putative F-box protein At3g22650: MASSTERSSLLPIDIIEEIFCRTPIEYLTQFKLTCKQWHVLLKDKRFIYKYLDLVQDQERFIRIGHNVQIIDPVNVARSSSPVPNVIHNLAQISAMVHCDGLLLCRCKNIGSRSCKLAVWNPFLNRVKWIELMDFYSSNDFYGIGYDNACRGEYKVVRIFDGELDDESEITSSCEPKIQIYDFKTDSWRVLVDNTTLDWSLDPPCKGVSVKGNMYWIAHWNNRLEIFIQSFDFSTETFKLVCDIPFRCGVLDTAALSSFRGDRLSLLHQHGETMKIEVWITNKLSDEVVSWTKYLDVSSPDLPTLHTDQDLAHPSYFIDKNDSIIVWCEEETEDETDDDVTVRVCKISKDGIVEKQVDAGRCDLRSDDKPFVCGYVYVPSLVPVPE; the protein is encoded by the coding sequence ATGGCTTCGTCAACTGAACGTTCGTCGTTGCTTCCTATAGATATAATAGAAGAAATATTTTGTAGGACTCCAATCGAATATTTGACGCAGTTCAAGTTGACGTGCAAACAATGGCACGTTCTCTTGAAGGACAAGAGATTCATCTACAAGTACTTGGATCTTGTCCAAGATCAAGAACGTTTCATAAGAATCGGACATAATGTTCAGATCATCGATCCAGTGAACGTAGCTCGCTCATCATCACCAGTTCCAAACGTGATTCATAATCTAGCTCAAATCTCAGCTATGGTCCATTGTGATGGATTACTGTTATGTAGATGCAAGAACATAGGTTCAAGAAGCTGCAAACTCGCAGTTTGGAACCCGTTTTTGAACCGAGTCAAATGGATCGAATTAATGGATTTTTACTCGAGTAATGACTTTTACGGTATTGGATATGACAATGCATGTCGTGGTGAGTACAAAGTTGTGAGGATTTTCGATGGAGAGCTCGACGACGAGAGTGAAATCACGAGTTCTTGTGAACCAAAGATTCAGATATATGATTTCAAAACTGATTCATGGAGAGTACTTGTTGATAACACTACTTTGGATTGGTCTCTAGACCCGCCTTGCAAAGGTGTGTCTGTGAAAGGAAACATGTATTGGATTGCTCATTGGAACAATAGACTCGAAATTTTCATCCAAAGTTTTGATTTCTCGACAGAGACATTCAAACTCGTTTGCGATATTCCATTTAGATGTGGTGTATTAGATACAGCAGCCTTATCGAGTTTCCGAGGAGATAGGCTTTCTTTGTTACATCAACATGGAGAAACAATGAAGATCGAGGTTTGGATCACAAACAAATTGAGCGATGAGGTTGTCTCGTGGACCAAGTACTTAGACGTGAGTAGTCCTGATCTCCCGACATTACATACCGATCAAGATCTCGCACATCCGAGTTATTTCATTGACAAGAACGATAGTATCATTGTATGGTGCGAGGAAGAGACGGAAGATGAAACAGATGATGATGTTACCGTTAGAGTTTGCAAGATTAGTAAAGATGGGATAGTTGAAAAACAAGTTGATGCGGGACGATGTGATTTGCGTAGCGATGATAAGCCTTTTGTCTGCGGTTATGTATATGTTCCAAGTCTGGTTCCGGTTCCAGAATAA
- the LOC104766164 gene encoding probable rRNA-processing protein EBP2 homolog has protein sequence MSFEEEIVSDDEMNMIDEDDATDSEAESLSDSDTENEITEKLAEPTKTAVYNRAGLLDKLQDISWPEDVDWTHKLTIEIDQEQGIDVNDDLTREMAFYNQAHQGTTQGYEKFQERDMIFLRPANYYAEMVKSDTHMEKVKSKLLYEKKQMEESEERRKARDNKRMAKEVQSQKMKERAKEKKDNIESVKKWRKQRQQSGFSDKEGVPELDFESGKSFQRGGGKKRPGVSPGDRSGGKGKPASRMNNKKREFRDSKFGHGGRKGLSKQNTAETTNDFKGGFSGGKASGNKRQKR, from the coding sequence ATGTCGTTTGAAGAGGAGATAGTGTCAGATGATGAGATGAACATGATTGATGAGGATGACGCAACTGACTCTGAAGCAGAGTCTCTTTCAGATTCCGATACAGAGAACGAGATAACAGAGAAATTAGCTGAGCCTACAAAGACTGCAGTATACAACAGAGCAGGGTTGCTTGATAAGCTTCAAGATATAAGCTGGCCTGAAGATGTTGATTGGACTCATAAGCTCACTATTGAGATTGACCAGGAACAAGGTATAGATGTGAACGATGACCTTACGAGGGAGATGGCGTTTTACAATCAAGCTCATCAAGGGACTACACAAGGGTATGAGAAGTTCCAGGAGAGGGATATGATTTTCCTCAGGCCGGCTAATTACTATGCGGAGATGGTGAAATCGGATACTCATATGGAGAAAGTGAAGTCTAAGCTTTTGTATGAGAAGAAACAGATGGAGGAGTCTGAAGAGAGGAGGAAAGCTAGGGATAACAAGAGAATGGCTAAGGAAGTACAGTCTCAGAAGATGAAGGAACGTGCTAAGGAGAAGAAGGATAATATTGAGTCTGTGAAGAAGTGGAGGAAACAGAGGCAGCAGAGTGGTTTTAGTGATAAAGAGGGTGTTCCTGAACTTGATTTTGAGAGTGGTAAGAGTTTTCAGAGAGGTGGTGGTAAGAAAAGACCAGGTGTGTCTCCCGGGGATCGATCAGGTGGTAAAGGAAAGCCTGCTTCGAGGATGAACAACAAGAAGAGGGAGTTTAGGGATTCCAAGTTTGGTCATGGTGGTAGGAAGGGTTTGAGCAAGCAGAACACTGCAGAGACAACGAATGATTTCAAAGGTGGATTTAGTGGTGGGAAAGCCAGTGGTAACAAGAGGCAGAAGAGGTAA
- the LOC109130824 gene encoding probable rRNA-processing protein EBP2 homolog, producing MSFEEEIVSDDEMNMIDEDDATDSEAESLSDSDTENEITEKLAEPTKTAVYNRAGLLDKLQDISWPEDVDWTHKLTIEIDQEQGIDVNDDLTREMAFYNQAHQGTTQGYEKFQERDXFTLPERKNKNYMVLYFYNVRLNKSMDDKF from the coding sequence ATGTCGTTTGAAGAGGAGATAGTGTCAGATGATGAGATGAACATGATTGATGAGGATGACGCAACTGACTCTGAAGCAGAGTCTCTTTCAGATTCCGATACAGAGAACGAGATAACAGAGAAATTAGCTGAGCCTACAAAGACTGCAGTATACAACAGAGCAGGGTTGCTTGATAAGCTTCAAGATATAAGCTGGCCTGAAGATGTTGATTGGACTCATAAGCTTACTATTGAGATTGACCAGGAACAAGGTATAGATGTGAACGATGACCTTACGAGGGAGATGGCGTTTTACAATCAAGCTCATCAAGGGACTACACAAGGGTATGAGAAGTTCCAGGAGAGGGATATNTTTACCTTACCggaacgaaaaaacaaaaattacatggTTTTGTACTTTTATAATGTCCGGTTAAACAAATCAATGGATGACAAATTTTGA
- the LOC104766166 gene encoding pentatricopeptide repeat-containing protein At3g22670, mitochondrial-like yields MLTKLRISKLVSYTLPRRIFQRRFLVTNNAFSNTEEESPVVVAAESPELPSWIKDFLSNKPSSSSSSLVSEDDEDFVIPSLANWVESQKFSSEQVSEGNVVKKKPVEDIDKVCEFLNKKDASHLDVVKELSGCDVVVTESLVLQVLRRFSNVWNQAYGFFIWANSQTGYTHSAKSYNAMVDVLGKCRSFDLMWELVDEMKKKKSDESGLVTLDTMSKVMRRLAKSGRYSEAVDAFLGMEMSYGVRTDTVAMNSLMDALVKENSIEHAHEVFLKLLDTIKPDARTFNILIHGFCKARKFDDARKMMDLMKVTEFAPDVVTYTSFVEAYCKEGDFRRVNEMLEEMRESGSNPNVVTYTIVMHSLGKSKQVAEALGVYETMKEDGCVPDAKFYSSLIHILSKTGRFKDAAEIFEDMTNQGVSRDVLVYNTMISAALHHSRDEMALRLLKRMEDEEEESCSPNVETYAPLLKMCCHKKKMKLLGILLHHMVKNDVSIDVSTYILLIRGLCMSGKVEEACLFFEEAVRKGMVPRDSTCKMLVEELERKNMAEAKDKIQSLVQSKTIVA; encoded by the coding sequence ATGCTCACTAAGCTTAGGATTAGTAAGCTTGTTTCGTATACTTTACCTCGGAGAATCTTCCAACGGAGGTTTCTGGTAACGAACAACGCTTTCTCCAACACTGAGGAGGAGTCACCGGTTGTTGTAGCCGCAGAGTCGCCGGAGCTTCCGTCTTGGATTAAAGACTTTTTATCAAAcaagccttcttcttcatcttcgagTTTGGTCTcagaagacgatgaagatttCGTTATCCCTTCTTTGGCGAATTGGGTCGAGAGCCAGAAGTTTAGTAGTGAACAAGTCTCAGAAGGGAatgtggtgaagaagaagccagTGGAAGATATTGATAAAGTCTGCGAATTTCTGAACAAGAAGGACGCGTCTCACTTAGATGTTGTTAAAGAGTTGAGTGGTTGCGATGTGGTGGTTACAGAGAGTTTGGTTTTGCAAGTTTTGAGAAGGTTTAGTAATGTGTGGAACCAAGCTTACGGGTTTTTCATTTGGGCAAATTCACAAACAGGTTATACGCATTCAGCTAAGAGTTACAACGCAATGGTTGATGTGTTGGGGAAATGTAGGAGTTTTGATTTGATGTGGGAGTTAGTTgatgagatgaagaaaaagaagagtgatGAATCTGGGCTTGTTACGCTTGATACCATGAGTAAGGTTATGAGGAGATTAGCGAAATCAGGGAGATATAGTGAAGCTGTTGATGCTTTTTTAGGGATGGAGATGAGTTATGGTGTGAGAACAGATACTGTTGCTATGAACAGTTTGATGGATGCACTTGTGAAAGAGAATAGTATAGAGCATGCTCATGAAGTGTTTCTGAAGCTTTTAGATACCATCAAGCCTGATGCTCGGACGTTTAACATTTTGATTCATGGGTTTTGTAAAGCTCGGAAGTTTGATGATGCTAGGAAGATGATGGATTTGATGAAGGTTACTGAGTTTGCTCCTGATGTTGTTACTTACACTAGCTTTGTTGAGGCTTATTGTAAAGAAGGAGATTTCAGGAGAGTGAATGAGATGTTGGAAGAAATGAGAGAGAGTGGGAGTAATCCTAATGTTGTGACTTATACTATAGTGATGCATTCGTTGGGTAAATCTAAACAAGTAGCTGAAGCTTTAGGAGTCTATGAGACGATGAAAGAAGATGGGTGTGTTCCTGATGCTAAGTTTTATAGCTCGTTGATTCATATTCTGTCAAAGACTGGTAGGTTTAAGGATGCAGCTGAGATATTTGAGGACATGACGAATCAAGGAGTTTCTCGTGATGTTTTGGTCTACAATACTATGATTTCTGCTGCGCTTCATCACTCTCGAGATGAGATGGCTCTACGTTTGCTTAAAAGGatggaggatgaagaagaggaatcgTGCAGTCCAAATGTTGAGACTTATGCTCCATTGCTGAAGATGTGTTGccataagaagaagatgaagctgcTTGGGATCTTGTTGCATCACATGGTGAAAAACGATGTTAGCATCGATGTGTCGACATATATCCTTCTCATTAGAGGGTTGTGTATGAGCGGGAAAGTTGAAGAAGCTTGCTTGTTCTTTGAGGAGGCAGTTCGGAAAGGAATGGTTCCTAGAGATAGCACTTGCAAAATGTTGGTAGAGGAGCTTGAGAGGAAAAATATGGCAGAAGCAAAAGACAAGATTCAGAGTTTGGTTCAGTCGAAAACTATTGTTGCGTAG
- the LOC104766167 gene encoding protein RDM1-like, with the protein MQTSMTMDLRASGDSGSSDVDAEISDGFSPLDTSHVADEQGSLLRRAEMYQEYMKQVPVPTNRGSLIPFTSWVGLGMSIKQLYRQPLHYLTNVLLQGWDQSRFDTDSEDQALDSIIHPSKAEATIWLVEEIHRITSSPLHIAHLWSSDPMYHSFIDPIFPEQ; encoded by the exons ATGCAGACCTCGATGACGATGGATCTACGAGCATCAGGTGACTCCGGTTCATCTGATGTTGATGCTGAGATCAGTGATGGCTTCTCACCTCTTGATACGTCTCACGTCGCTGATGAACAAG GTTCGTTGCTGAGAAGAGCAGAGATGTATCAAGAGTACATGAAGCAAGTTCCTGTTCCGACGAATCGTGGCTCGTTGATTCCGTTCACAAGTTGGGTTGGATTAGGCATGTCAATCAAACAGCTTTATCGTCAGCCTTTGCATTACCTCACCAATGTTCTGTTACAAGGTTGGGATCAATCAAGATTTGATACTGATTCTGAAGACCAGGCTTTGGATTCAATCATTCATCCTTCTAAAGCTGAAGCTACCATCTGGCTTGTTGAAGAGATACATCGCATCACTTCGTCTCCTCTTCACATTGCTCATCTCTGGAGTTCTGATCCCATGTATCACTCTTTCATTGACCCAATCTTTCCTGAGCAATGA
- the LOC104766168 gene encoding pentatricopeptide repeat-containing protein At3g22690 produces MAMLVASVLHLSPLVLATTTTKPFLQNERKHTKATTTNNVSSSSPIKSLKNCKTIDELKMFHRSLTKRGFDNDVSAITKLVARSCELGTRESLSFAKEVFDYSEEENGESYGSCFMYNSLIRGYASAGLCNEAILLFLRMMNSGISPDKYTFPFGLSACAKSRANGNGIQIHGLIVKMGYAKYLFVENSLVHFYAECGELDNARKVFDEMSERNVVSWTSLICGYARRDLAKDAVDLFFRMVRDEDVTPNSVTMVCVISACAKLEDLETGEKVYGFICSSGIEVNDLMVSALVDMYMKCNAIDTAKRLFEQYGASNLDLCNAMASNYVRQGLTKEALGVLNLMMDSGIRPDRISMLSAISSCSQLRNVLWGKSCHGYVLRNGFESWDNVCNALIDMYMKCHRQDTAFRIFDRMLNKTVVTWNSIVSGYIENGEVDAALETFKTMPEKNIVSWNTIIGALVQESMFEEAIEVFRSMQSQEGVNADGVTMMCIASACGHLGALDLAKWVYYYIVKNRIHLDVRLGTTLVDMFSRCGDPESAMLVFDSLAHRDVSAWTAAIGAMAMAGNAERAIGLFNEMIEQGLKPDGVVFVGALTACSHGKLVQQGKEIFNSMEKLHGVSPEDVHYGCMVDLLGRAGLLEEALQLIKDMPMKPNDVIWNSLLAACRVQGNVEMAAYAAERIQILAPERTGSYVLLSNVYASAGRWNDMAKVRLSMKEKGLRKPPGTSLIQIRGKTHEFTSGDESHPEMPKIAAMLEEITARASHLGHVPDLSNALMDVDEKEKIFMLSRHSEKLAMAFGLISSDKGTTIRIVKNLRVCSDCHSFAKFASKVYNREIILRDNNRFHFIHQGKCSCGDFW; encoded by the coding sequence ATGGCGATGTTGGTAGCGAGTGTTCTTCATCTCTCTCCATTGGTGTTAGCCACCACGACTACTAAACCATTTCTTCAAAACGAGAGAAAGCATACCAAAGCCACAACGACCAATAACGTCTCATCGTCGTCTCCGATTAAGTCGTTGAAGAATTGCAAAACCATTGATGAACTTAAGATGTTTCATCGTTCGCTCACGAAGCGAGGCTTTGATAATGATGTCTCCGCTATAACTAAGCTTGTAGCACGAAGCTGTGAATTGGGTACTCGTGAAAGCTTAAGCTTTGCTAAAGAAGTGTTTGATTACTCAGAGGAGGAGAATGGTGAATCGTATGGATCTTGTTTCATGTACAATTCTCTGATTCGTGGATACGCATCTGCTGGGTTATGCAACGAAGCTATTTTGCTCTTTCTCCGAATGATGAACTCTGGGATTTCTCCTGATAAGTACACGTTTCCTTTTGGATTGAGTGCGTGTGCGAAGAGCAGAGCTAATGGTAATGGGATACAGATTCATGGGTTGATCGTTAAGATGGGTTACgctaaatatttgtttgtggaGAACTCGCTGGTTCATTTCTACGCAGAGTGTGGAGAGCTTGATAATGCACGCaaagtgtttgatgaaatgtctgagaGAAATGTAGTTTCTTGGACGAGTTTGATTTGTGGGTACGCGAGGCGGGATTTAGCTAAAGACgctgttgatttgtttttccgGATGGTTAGAGATGAAGACGTGACTCCTAATTCGGTCACGATGGTGTGTGTGATATCGGCTTGTGCTAAGTTAGAGGATCTTGAAACGGGTGAGAAGGTTTATGGTTTTATCTGTAGTTCTGGGATTGAAGTGAATGATCTTATGGTTAGTGCACTGGTTGATATGTACATGAAATGCAACGCTATAGATACAGCAAAACGGCTTTTTGAACAGTACGGTGCTAGTAATTTGGATTTGTGTAATGCAATGGCATCTAATTATGTGCGGCAAGGATTAACAAAGGAGGCTTTAGGTGTCTTGAATTTGATGATGGATTCTGGTATTAGACCTGATAGGATTTCGATGTTGAGTGCGATTTCATCTTGTTCACAGTTGAGAAACGTCTTGTGGGGAAAGAGCTGTCATGGGTATGTACTGAGGAATGGGTTTGAAAGTTGGGACAACGTTTGCAATGCGTTGATTGATATGTACATGAAATGTCATAGGCAAGATACTGCGTTTAGGATCTTTGATCGAATGTTGAACAAGACAGTGGTGACATGGAACTCGATAGTCTCTGGCTATATAGAGAATGGTGAGGTGGATGCAGCTCTGGAAACATTTAAAACCATGCCTGAGAAAAACATTGTTTCTTGGAACACGATCATAGGCGCTCTGGTACAAGAAAGTATGTTTGAGGAAGCGATTGAAGTTTTCCGGTCTATGCAAAGCCAAGAGGGTGTCAATGCGGATGGTGTGACAATGATGTGTATTGCATCTGCTTGTGGGCACTTGGGAGCTCTTGATCTTGCGAAATGGGTATATTACTACATTGTGAAGAACAGAATTCATCTTGATGTCAGACTTGGTACAACCTTAGTAGATATGTTTTCCAGGTGCGGGGATCCTGAAAGTGCAATGTTGGTTTTTGATAGTTTGGCACACAGAGATGTCTCGGCTTGGACAGCGGCTATAGGAGCAATGGCTATGGCAGGAAATGCTGAGCGAGCTATAGGGCTTTTCAATGAGATGATTGAACAAGGGTTGAAACCAGATGGAGTTGTGTTTGTTGGAGCATTGACAGCTTGCAGCCATGGTAAATTGGTCCAACAGGGTAAGGAAATCTTCAATTCAATGGAGAAACTTCATGGAGTTTCACCAGAAGATGTGCACTATGGATGCATGGTTGATCTGCTTGGTCGAGCAGGATTGTTAGAGGAAGCTTTGCAACTTATAAAGGACATGCCTATGAAGCCAAACGATGTGATTTGGAATTCTCTTTTAGCTGCTTGCCGTGTTCAGGGAAACGTCGAGATGGCAGCTTATGCCGCTGAGAGGATACAAATACTGGCTCCAGAGAGAACTGGAAGTTATGTGCTTCTATCAAATGTCTATGCATCAGCTGGAAGATGGAATGATATGGCTAAAGTAAGGCTGAGTATGAAGGAGAAAGGGTTACGTAAACCGCCAGGAACTAGTTTAATACAGATTCGAGGTAAGACCCATGAGTTCACATCAGGAGATGAGTCACACCCTGAAATGCCAAAAATAGCAGCAATGCTGGAGGAAATCACCGCAAGAGCGAGTCACTTAGGCCATGTACCTGATCTTAGTAACGCTCTAATGGATGtagatgagaaagagaagatcTTTATGCTTAGTCGACATAGCGAGAAACTTGCAATGGCCTTTGGGCTCATTAGCTCAGACAAAGGCACAACAATCAGAATAGTCAAGAACCTAAGAGTATGCTCTGACTGTCATTCATTTGCCAAATTTGCATCCAAAGTATACAACAGAGAAATCATTCTAAGAGACAATAACCGGTTTCATTTCATTCATCAAGGGAAGTGTTCTTGCGGTGACTTCTGGTGA
- the LOC109130825 gene encoding F-box protein At3g22700-like, which yields MMYDLPPDLVEEILSRVPATSVKRLRSTCKRWNAIFEDERFTEKHLRKAPKESMVLMLKGFRVCPVSVNLNVAPPSIEFKGALGLKPKDSHFSLEEIDIVDVFHCDGLLLCTTKDYRLVVWNPCLGVTKWIQCKIVYKFISRFTLGYILNNKSWRSYKILRWWSFSSGPKFEIYEFGSDSWRVLNDVVLDCDIQYCGYSSGASSLIGNTYWVATDNKEGYAFVLSFDFTAERFKRLRLPLFQNDIGQVTLSVGREEQLSALNRSYTFSKIEMWVTNKIDIDSELLWSKSFIVDLPRKYSLKVPTTYLIRLRTTCKRWNALFRDRGFTQKHFRKSVAKDSMVLMLKEHRVCPVSLNLNAVTPSIEFKGALCLNGSHSNSGQVDIVRVSHSGGLLLCTTKDDRLVVWNPCLGETRWIPFKDDYKRYGTNFTLGYIQNNESCRRYKILCTSKTRYGRVSGFQILIYKDNVV from the exons atgatgTACGATCTTCCGCCAGATTTGGTCGAGGAAATACTTTCCAGGGTTCCAGCGACATCTGTGAAAAGGTTACGATCTACTTGCAAACGATGGAACGCTATATTCGAAGATGAAAGATTCACTGAGAAGCACCTTCGTAAAGCACCAAAGGAGTCTATGGTTCTCATGTTGaaggggtttagggtttgtccAGTGAGCGTCAATCTCAACGTTGCTCCTCCTTCTATAGAGTTTAAAGGTGCACTTGGCCTAAAACCAAAGGATTCCCATTttagtttagaagaaattgacATAGTCGACGTTTTTCATTGCGATGGTTTGTTGTTGTGCACCACGAAAGATTATAGACTCGTGGTTTGGAATCCATGTTTGGGAGTTACCAAGTGGATCCAATGCAAAATTGTTTACAAGTTTATTTCTAGGTTTACTCTGGGATATATCCTAAACAACAAATCTTGGCGTagctacaaaatcttgaggtgGTGGAGTTTTTCCAGTGGCCCAAAGTTTGAAATATATGAGTTTGGCTCTGACTCATGGAGGGTTCTTAATGACGTTGTTCTTGATTGCGACATACAATATTGCGGTTATAGTAGCGGTGCATCGTCTTTGATAGGAAACACTTACTGGGTTGCAACTGATAACAAAGAAGGTTATGCATTCGTACTCAGTTTTGATTTTACAGCAGAAAGATTTAAACGTCTGCGTCTTCCGCTATTTCAGAATGATATTGGCCAAGTGACTCTATCAGTTGGTAGAGAAGAACAGCTTTCGGCATTAAATCGGAGTTATACATTTTCAAAGATAGAGATGTGGGTAACCAACAAAATTGATATTGATTCAGAGTTGTTGTGGAGCAAATCCTTTATAGTGGATTTACCT AGGAAATACTCTCTTAAGGTTCCCACCACATATTTGATACGATTACGAACTACTTGCAAACGATGGAACGCTTTGTTCAGAGACCGAGGATTCACCCAGAAGCACTTTCGCAAATCTGTTGCAAAGGACTCTATGGTTCTCATGTTGAAGGAACATAGGGTTTGTCCAGTGAGCCTCAATCTCAACGCTGTTACACCATCTATAGAGTTTAAAGGTGCACTTTGCCTAAACGGTTCCCATTCGAATTCAGGACAAGTCGATATAGTCCGAGTTTCCCACAGTGGCGGTTTGTTGTTATGCACAACCAAGGACGATCGACTCGTAGTTTGGAATCCGTGTCTAGGAGAAACCAGGTGGATCCCATTCAAAGATGATTACAAGAGATACGGCACCAATTTCACTCTAGGATATATCCAAAACAACGAATCTTGTCGTAGATACAAAATCTTGTGCACTTCTAAAACACGATACGGAAGAGTCTCGGggtttcaaattttgatatataaagaCAATGTCGtttga